The DNA window ATAGAGCTACCGGCGCGTAGATGCTGTATAGAGCTAACAATCTGTATCATACATTACATTATCAAATATTTAAGTCATATTTGACTAACTGAATGCTAAGTTAAtaaataagtaatattaattaaaatagattCCTATGATAGATTCTAACAACTTAATAATCAAATCCAAGATTAAACTTCCTCATGCATGCATGTGTACATATATCATTATCGTAAATAGGTTTTTTTCACCAGAGTAGATTATGTTCTAGGAAGATGCATGTGTACATATATCTTTATCAATTGTATACTCACCAGAGTAGATTATGTTCTAGCATCTGCAAAAACtaattttcttaaaaattataTTCATAGACGATGAAGAGCCGCCGCGCGCTTCCTTTTCCGGTGGGGTTTCAAGGGGCTAGGTTAGGGTTAAacatcatctcttcttcttcgGTTTAAATTCCTGGCCTTAGGGTCAGGGACCTTGTGGAGGAGGTGGGTTGTTGATACTTTGACTTGGTTTCAAGAAGCCTCTCTTTTTTCTCTCTTGTTTCTCTCTTGTTTCTCTTCTGGTTTTCTAGATTTCTTCTGGTTTTGTCGGTGGATCTGCTTGCCGTGTTGGTGTTTCATTAGCAAGGGCGTTTTGGGAGTTTTGATGTGGACTCACGTTACCTACAAGAAGAGATTCACTCCGAAGTGGGATACCTTCCCTTTTGGAGGTCGTAATCGAAATCCATCTGTTTCGGTGGGGGCTATAACTTCTGTGTTTGTGTCTGAGTTCCCGGATGAATCCACAGCAAAAGATTTGTTTCAACTATTTGGCTGTCATGGTAATGTTGTTGAGGTAGCGATTTCGCCAAGAAGAAATTCGTTCGGGAAGAGGTTCGGTTTTGCGCGGTTTGTGGAAGTGCCCGATGGAAGATTGTTAGCGGTTCGTTTGGATAATATCTTCATTGGCAATAGGAAACTTCATGTCAACTTGCCGAGGTTCAAAAGAGGTTTTCAAAGGGACACCAAGAAATTCGAGAGGCCTTCTAGGGGTTTTCATGGTGATTACCAGAACAGGGCAGTTCATTCTCGGGGGGGCATTCCTAAGGTTGTTGTTCGGAGGAATCAATCCTATGCAGAGGTCACGGGTTTTGGTCAGCCGGATAATTTTTCGAATAGGAAGGATAACAATGTTTTCGTGTTTCAGTCACctgcagaaatcagaagcagaaTGGCCAAAGCTTACGTGGGTAAAGTAAGTATTCCGGGTTCGGCGCGTAGTATCCAATCTCACTTCGAAGTGGAAGGCGTTTTCGCTATCAAGGTATCCCCTATGGGCAGTGACTTATGTTTACTAGAGGAATCTGAGGTAGGCTTTATTGAAGACTTGATTGGTGAAGGAGAGGAGTGGTGGAAGGGTTGGTTCTCGGAAATTAAAAAGTGGGAGGATGGTTCGGTGGATCAGAATAGGGACGTATGGATCAGAGTTTTCGGAGTCCCTCTCCATGCCTGGTGTTCTGATTTTTTTATAGCTTTGGCCGAACGGTGGGGGAGATTCATATGTCTCGACGAAGCTACTGCTAAAGGCGATGAATTTGCAGTTGCGAGGATTTTTTTGAATTTGCCAATTGATTGTATCATTCCCGATTCTGTTGTCTGTAATATAGATGGTCTGGAATTCAAACTGTTCGTTAAAGAAGATGCTCAGGGTCAATTTAGAGTTTTCCCCAAGAATCCGATAGACACGTCGCTAGCGAGTAGTTCGTCCGATTCGGCTACGGGGTGGTGGTATGATCAAGACGGTAAGGAAGATAGCTTGCCGGACGGCTCTGATCTTTTTTCCGATAAGATGTCGGAGGACAGAATTTCTAAAGGAGCTGATGTGAAGCTGTGTGGGTTGGAATCTGTAAAGAATTCTAGGGAGGTTTTATCACCAGCCAAAAACGACACCAGGGGCGGTAATTACAAGCAGCGAGCAGATGATTTTATGGGGGGTTTTCATGATGCTATTAAAAATGTTAGGAACAGTGTTGAGTGTCCTGCTAAACAGGTTCAGTCTGCTGGGAATTCTCTCCCTTTGTGCAGGCTGCCGATAAGCACCAGTTTGAGGGAAGTGGAATCTAAGTCTCGGTTGGTTGAGCAGAATGTGGGGCAGGTTCGTTCAGGCACCGGGAAGTTGTTGGGTGAAAGGCAGAATGTTAGAGTCTGTGAGGCCGGTTCTGGTTCGGTGTTGCAGCCAGTTTTGGTGGCAAGAACGTCCGAGATTTCCGAGTCGACCCAATCTAGGGTCTCTTGTTCTTTGGACCGTGGGGGAGCTAATCCAGTGAGAAAGAaagttaaatataaatttttaaatgaaGTGGGAAGTTTCTCAAGGTTAGGTAAGGTAGGAGGCAGAAAGTTTTTGGATTCCAGTAGTGCCCAGTTCTGCGGTAATCCTATTGGCATTGCTACTGTTCCGCAGGCTTCAGTTCTTGAAGGCGAGAGCCGTGGTGCTTCTTCTTTGTGTTATGGAAATCAACAGGAGGAGTCGGATATTTGTAGGAACAACGATAGGCATTGGGATTTTCTCAAAAAGGATGTCGGGGATAAACTTTTGGAGGCTATTGTGGCTTTGGGGGTGTTTGATGCAAAAGGGAGGAGCAATCTTGCTAGACGGATTGAGGAATTGGGAAAGGGTAGCGAGGTATCAACGGTTCGAAGGAAGGAGCATAATAAAGCGGATCAATGATTATCGGCTCCTTGAACATTAGAGGGGGAGCAAACGCGCTCAAAAGGAGGAGAATTAGTTCTTTGATCAATAAAGGTAACGCCGATATTTTTCTTTTGCAAGAAACTAAGATTACAAATATGAATGAGGCCTACGCTAATAGTTTTTGGAGACATCCGGAGATTGGTTTTTCTTTCTCTAACTCGGAGGGACGGTCGGGCGGTTTGATTACATTTTGGAAGAAAAGCAATATGGAAGTTCTCTTTAGTTTTAAGGGGGAAGGTTTCTTGGGGTTAAAAGTTTGTTGGAAGGAGGACCTTTATTACGTTGTGAATGTTTATTCTTCTTGTGATTTGTCTAAGAAGAAGGCGTTGTGGgataaattattagatttgatgaaaatttactcCGATGTGGAATGGATTGTTGGTGGTGATTTTAATGCTATCAAGAATAATAGAGAAAGAAAAGGGAGAGCGGTAGGGAGTTACAAGAAGGAGACGGAGCTTTTTGCGGACTTCATTCTCAAGAGTGATTTGGTTGACACTccgtcaaagggaagaaattctCGTGGTATAGTGGAGATGGTAAATCTATGAGTAGGATTGACCGCTTCTTGTTATCCAATGTTGTGGTGAATCGGTGGGACGTTATTGGTCAAATGATTGGCGATAGAGATATCTCGGATCATTGTCCTATTTGGGTTATGACGGATAAATATAATTGGGGACCGAAACCGTTCaagttcaataatgaatggttttcttTTGATGCTTTTATCCCGTTTGTGGAAGGGGAGTGGAAGTCTTTGAAGGTGGAAGGAAGAGCCGATTTTATCTTGAAAGAAAAGCTTAGGCTTTTAAAAGACAAGCTCAAGAAGTGGAATAAAGAGGTATTCGGAAAGATTGATTTGGAAATAGACAAAGGTGTCTCCGATATCAATAAAGGGGATGAAAGGTTAGTGTCTTTACCTAATGTTAGTTCTTCTTTTACCTTGGAAGAGAATGTGGAGGCTAGAAAAGAGGCGAGTAGTTGTTTTTGGAGGAACTTGAGGATTAAAGAGAACATGCTTCTCCAAAAATCTAATTTGAAATGGCTTAAAGAAGGAGATGATAATAGTGGCTTTTTCCATAAGTTGATGAAGAGTAAAAGAAGACATAATCATATCGGTCCGATTTTTGCATCGGGTACTATGGTGGACTCGGTGGAGGAGGTTAGGGAGGAGGTTTTCAACCATTTTGGGAACAAGTTCATTGAAACGGAGGAGGGCCGACCGGTTTTAGATGGCATTTTCTTCAATTCCATTAGTAGTGAGGAGGCGGGTGAACTAGAGAAACCTTTTTGTGAAAGTGAAATTAAGAATGCGGTGTGGGAGTGTGGTGACGATAAGAGCCCGGGGCCGGATGGAtactcttttctttttattaagaGATGTTGGAGCTTTATTAAAGAAGAGTTTAtcaatttctttaattatttctttCAAGGGAAACCTATTTCTAAGGCGATTACTTCTTCTTTTTTATCCTTAATCCCGAAGTCTAATAATCCCATCGGTTTAGACGACTACCGTCCTATTTGCCTTGTTGGTTGCATCTACAAAGCGGCGGCAAAGTTATTGGCGGGGAGATTAAAAGGTGTGTTAAATTCTATTATATCTCCTTGTCAAAGTGCGTTTGTTCCCGGTAGGTTTTTGTTGGATGGGGTGGTGGTTGCTAACGAGGTGGTAGATTATGCGAGAAAGGAAGGAAAGGAGTGCATCCTATTCAAAGTGGACTTCGAAAAAGCTTATGACAAGGTTAGTTGGTATTTTTTGAGATTCATGCTAATTAAGATGGGCTTCGGTGAGAAATGGTTGAAATGGATGGAATTGCTTGTTTTTAATAGTAACATGTCGGTATTGGTGAATGGTTGTCCGACAAAGGAGTTTGTGGTGAATAGAGGGTTAAGACAAGGAGATCCtatatctccttttctttttgttattgtgGCGGAGGGATTGGCGGGACTTGTTAGAAAATCTATTGAAGTGGGGAATTTTCAAAGCTTTAATATTAATGGTTCTTGTTCGGTGGATatgcttcaatttgcggatgacactttaaTTGTTGGTGAGAGCAATTGGAATCATGTGTGGGCTATAAGAGCGGTGCTTCGGGCTTTCGAACTTGTGTCGGGTTTTGGAATTAATTACCGCAAAAGTAAGTTGATTGGTATTAATTCTAACCCGCATTTTTTGGAGGCggtttctctttttttctcttgCAAATTGGAAGTTAGCAACTTTTATTTCCTTGGGGTTCCCATCGGTTTCAATCCAAGAAAGGAAGCGACATAGAATCCTCTTTTGGCTAAGTTAAAGAATCGTTTGGAAGGTTGGTCGAACCGGTTTCTTAACTTGGGTGGTAGGATTACGCTTTTAAAGTCCGTGTTAAGTTCTCTAGCCATTTTCACCACGTCCTTTTACAAAATGCCGAGAAAGGTGGCTATGAAGATCACTAGCATTCAAAGTAAATTTTTATGGGGAGGGGTGGAGGAAAGAAAAAGAATTCATTGGGTTAAGTGGGACGACATCACTCTTCCAATGAATAAAGGGGGGCTTGgagttaaaaatattaatttgtttaataTGGCTCTTCTCAACAAGTGGAGATGGCGGATAATTCAATGTCATAATGCCTTGTGGTTTAATATTTTGCACTCGCGGTATGGAGATATTTCTACCAAAGTCTTTGGAGGAGGAGGAAGCattgaaaaatcttcaaaagtttCATGTTGGTggaaagatttattaaaaaaaatttcttcttcttttcgtgATCCTATTGTTGATTCTTGTAGGTTTTCCGTTCATAATGGCTTTTCTACCCTCTTTTGGGAAGCCACTTGGTTGAATGATCTCCCTTTGAAAGAAGTGTTCCCGGAATTATACGATATTTCGCGATTAAAGTATGTTTCGGTGGCGGCTATGGGTGGTTGGAAGGAAGGAATGTGGGTGTGGGGAGATTTTGGCTTGTCGGCGACGGAGGTGGAAGTATTATGTTTGGAGGCGGTTTATGAGGAGTTTATTGGGAGGGTGGAGGGTTTTGTAGATTGGACGGAGGGAAGGGATTCCGTTGAGTGGAATGATTCCGAGGAGAAGGTTTTTACGGTTGCCTCTTGCTACAATTTCTATAACAATCTTCGTCTTCATTATGGCCCCGCTAATAGGAACGACGAGGCTTTTGAATTGTTGTGGAAATTGGAAGTTCCGTTCAAAATCAAGGCTTTCGGGTGGAGACTCTTCCGCGATAGGCTTCCGGTGAAAGAATTGTTGAAGAACCGAGGTATTCCTATTCCTTTGGATGAATTAAAGTGCTCTTTTTGTGATAATTCGTTGGAATCTAGTTCCcatttattttttagttgtttGGTGGTGAAAAATATTTGGAGTGAGATAGCTAATTGGGTTGGTAAAGGGGATAGAGTAGATGTCGAGTGTTTgtcgaattttatggattggcactTGTTCTTTAGAAGTAAAAAAGTTAAAGTTAGGAAGTTAGGTGTGGTTTGGCTTGCTACCACTTGGATTATTTGGTTGGTGAGGAATGGAGCTTGTTTTCGGAAGGAAGAATGGAATGTGAATAATACCGTGTGGAATATTAAGCatttggtttggaggtggtctttttgcgGGAAAATTACTCATCCCAATTATTCTCTCTACGAGTTTTGCAAGGATCCTTTGCATTTTTTGTCGTAgttgtaattggtttgtaattctcTTTTTGTCGGGTTATTCCCGTTCTCTTGGTGTAattgggttggagaacccttagttctccgttaATCAATATATCtcgcttacacaaaaaaaaaattatcgtaaataggttataaatatttgaaaattaaGTATATTACTAACACTAAATTAATTGGtattaatcatcaatcaaaaTATTATTAACAAGTAATTAAAAAAGTAGAATAAAAATACCTCATCCCTAAGCCTGTTCCTCCAAGCCCTAAGTTCTGGAGAAGTTGAGGTGAAAATGCGGTTATTACCGCGACGACGGTTCCCCTGTCCAGCCAGTATTGTACCAGGCTGCATGTATTGATCAGATTCAACAGCCGTAGGGGCTGAAGGAGGGTTTAGAAGGTAACTACTTGTTGAAGGATCATAAGGTGGTTGTGATCCCTGTGGTACAAAATTATTAGACCGCACATGAACAATAGATGGAGCTAAAAATCGATCCACATGACCTCCGGGTAAAAGccttacatattgttgaacattTATGGTGCTATGATTGAATGTATCATTAAATCTTTGTTCAATAGGATCAAATATATCCAAGTTAgtgttgatattgttgttgttgttattggtaTTATTAAAACTATTAAACTCCCATCTTGGACTTCGAGAGGATAAAGATGAAACAGCTTCAGAAGACAAGAAATTATTATTTCTTTGAAATGGTGATGTACTAACTGCAACCTGAGTTTCTCCTCCTGTCATTGCGGAAGGATATAGAGATGTTGTAGAGGTAGAAGCAGATATAGGTTCAGTTATTCGGGTCATGGTGAAGCTTTCTCGAGGAATCTCTTGTCGAGAAGGAAATATTAAGCATGCAACATTGTCATCAATGATAGATTCATATGGGCTATTATATGATGGTGTATCagcaaaaaaatttatttgactaGCATGTGCATGACGTCGGTTAATCATGTGAGAATCATTTGTAATAGAATTTTGTGTTGCACTTATACCATGTCGGTTCACTTGTTGCTCCAACATACTTGAAAACCCACTATTATTGCTATTATTGTTTACAGTTTCATGTTGAAAACTAGGAGGAGGAGGATTTGTGTGTCTTCTGAAGGCTCCACCAACTTGTGAACTTTGATTCGAACTCTCTCCTCTCACAAACTCTGATGATCTACTTCTTTTGAGGAAAGCATTATCAGTCTCAGTAGAAGTAACAGTAGCAGATACAACAACGTCATTATTTCTACTATTATCAAATGAAGTAgaaatatcattattattatttgatgttCTACTTTGAACTTGATGATAATTTGATGCAACTGCTTCAAGTTGTGCCATACTTGAATTCATAGATGACGGTCGTGTTGTATTTATATGCTGAGCAGTACTTCTTCTGGTAATAGGAGCTAAAATGAGAGATGAACCAAAAGTCTCGGCGGGGACGAGTCATGAGAAGGAGAAGTTTGATTATCATTATAGTTACTAATATTGGTGATTGTTGAATGTACCATAGGAAAATGATAATAATCCTCATTTGTAGTGTGGCTAGTAGTACTGTTTGTTGGGTTTGTGTGAAGAGGCATAGTTTGATTACCAGTCAATCCTGTGCGATTATTGAAAGCAACTGACAAAGGAGAATCTCGAGTTGGGCTGTTGTCTTCGTTCCAATTAGCTAAACAGAATTGATGAGCCATTCTTGATAACTTCTTCTTAACTGCATGCATGTCATAAAGAAAACAATATATAACAACAATATGCAAATTCATAGACAATGataatactttgaaaatatagGTAATCATTATTAAATGTATAAGTTTTAAGTCAATGTTCAACAACATATTTACTTATGTAGCGCATCTTCATTAAGAACTATTGTATTGGTGGAAAGAAAATTCATATATTCATTTGTGTCTGACTtcaaattaaaaagataaaataatagtaaaaataatttataaaaaagaatTGTAGAAGTGGATTTGTTTATTAAATAAAGTGACATCAATTGTCATAtaacaattaatttaaattcatttGTAAGAATGTTTTATTTCCAACCCTCCATATCCACCCAACACATATGTAGATCGAAGTAAACTCTTAAACATAATTTCTTAtacgtgaaaataaattaataaataaagtttttttatcaaaaatttaGATACATTTTCTCTACAgaccca is part of the Vicia villosa cultivar HV-30 ecotype Madison, WI linkage group LG2, Vvil1.0, whole genome shotgun sequence genome and encodes:
- the LOC131650133 gene encoding uncharacterized protein LOC131650133 yields the protein MAQLEAVASNYHQVQSRTSNNNNDISTSFDNSRNNDVVVSATVTSTETDNAFLKRSRSSEFVRGESSNQSSQVGGAFRRHTNPPPPSFQHETVNNNSNNSGFSSMLEQQVNRHGISATQNSITNDSHMINRRHAHASQINFFADTPSYNSPYESIIDDNVACLIFPSRQEIPRESFTMTRITEPISASTSTTSLYPSAMTGGETQVAVSTSPFQRNNNFLSSEAVSSLSSRSPRWEFNSFNNTNNNNNNINTNLDIFDPIEQRFNDTFNHSTINVQQYVRLLPGGHVDRFLAPSIVHVRSNNFVPQGSQPPYDPSTSSYLLNPPSAPTAVESDQYMQPGTILAGQGNRRRGNNRIFTSTSPELRAWRNRLRDEVFLFYFFNYLLIIF